CGGACGCCGGGGTGGACGTGATTGTTATTGACGCATCGCAGGGCGACTCCGTTTATCAGATAGACCAGGTAAAGTACGCGAAAAATAAATACTCCCATCTGGAGGTAATTGGCGGCAACGTGGTGATGGCCAGGCAGTGTAAGTCCCTGATAGATGCCGGGGTGGATGCCCTCAGGATAGGTATGGGCAGTGGTTCCATATGTATAACACAGGAGGCGCTGGCCGTAGGCAGGGCTCAGGGTTCTGCCATATATCACTGTGCGAAGTTTGCCAGGGAATACGCAAAGATACCCATGATAGCCGACGGCGGGATATCTAATCTGGGCCATCTTATCAAGGCATTAGCGCTTGGCGCCAGTTCGGTGATGCTGGGGGGGATGCTTGCCGGTACGACGGAGACCCCCGGTGAATATTTCTACGAAGGCGGGGTTAGATTAAAAAAGTATCGCGGGATGGCCTCGTTTGAGGCCATGGACGCGGGTGGGGCAAAGAGATATTTTTCTGATGAGGATAAGGTAAAGGTCGCGCAGGGAGTAACCGGGGCCGTGGTTGACAGGGGTTCTGTTGTTGACCTGGTAGGATATCTGGAACAGAGCATCAAACACTCAATGCAAGACCTGGGGTGCAGAACCCTTGAGGACCTGCACAAGGCCCTCTATAACGAAACACTGCGGTTTGAGATAAGAAGTTCTTCCGCCCAGACGGAGGGTGGTGTGCACGGGCTGTACTCATACAAAGACCCTCATCTGGGTCTCTTCAAGCAGGTAATAGATCGAAGGGAAATATAACATTGGTTCCGCCGAAAAATCCTACTAAATATTTACTGTTGACCGCCGTAGCTGTTGTTTCAATCTTGTTTCTTCCTGTGGGGCGGGGTGTGCCGCCGCATCCTGCCTATGGATATTCTGAGGCCGACCTGAAGAAGGTGAAGGAGACGGACCTGTGTCCCCGGTGTGATCTCAGCGGCGCTGACCTCAGCGGAGAGATACTGACCATCGCCGACCTTCACGATGCAAATCTGAGTGGCGCAAATCTGCATGATGCCTGGCTGGGAGACGTGTGGCTCAGTGGCGCCGACCTTACCGGCGCCGACCTTACCGGCGCCAACATGGAGGCCGCCGACCTCAGCGGAGCCGACCTCAGCGGTGCT
The nucleotide sequence above comes from Candidatus Bathyanammoxibius amoris. Encoded proteins:
- the guaB gene encoding IMP dehydrogenase is translated as MGFDGSANGHEAEGFFNQRGGITYNDFILLPGHIDFNVDEVQLDSRLTRNLVLKRPIVSSPMDTVTESKMAIQMALLGGIGIIHYNNTVEEQAKHVRRVKRFENGFIAEPVVLRSDNTIADVRRIKEQYGFSGIPITEDGKLGSKLVGIVTQRDISFETNDTKSLSDVMTTEVITAPVGITLLEGNNILKESKKGKLPIVDKEGRLVSLMSRTDLLKNEDFPYASKNKDKQLLVGAAISTKEEDKDRLDALADAGVDVIVIDASQGDSVYQIDQVKYAKNKYSHLEVIGGNVVMARQCKSLIDAGVDALRIGMGSGSICITQEALAVGRAQGSAIYHCAKFAREYAKIPMIADGGISNLGHLIKALALGASSVMLGGMLAGTTETPGEYFYEGGVRLKKYRGMASFEAMDAGGAKRYFSDEDKVKVAQGVTGAVVDRGSVVDLVGYLEQSIKHSMQDLGCRTLEDLHKALYNETLRFEIRSSSAQTEGGVHGLYSYKDPHLGLFKQVIDRREI